In Deinococcus radiophilus, a single genomic region encodes these proteins:
- a CDS encoding class I SAM-dependent methyltransferase: protein MDPLPSELFRRLDETPDELFYRQPRFVTHIDPGAIAAVTELYREFFPPGGRVLDLMSSWISHLPPEVPYAEVVGLGMNRDELAANPRLSRYVVHNLNADPALPFADGSFDAAGIAVSIDYLTDPVTVLRGLRRTLTPGAPTVVSFSNRCFPTKAVMAWHQLDDAGRVGLVQRYLELAGFLRVTAYDRSPASGDPLFGVVGWTPENRPDEAAS, encoded by the coding sequence TCTTCAGGCGCCTTGACGAGACACCTGACGAGCTGTTTTACCGCCAACCGCGCTTCGTGACCCATATTGACCCAGGGGCCATCGCCGCTGTCACGGAGCTGTACCGGGAATTTTTCCCCCCAGGAGGCCGCGTCCTGGACCTAATGAGTTCATGGATCAGCCATCTGCCGCCGGAAGTGCCCTACGCCGAAGTCGTGGGCCTGGGCATGAACCGCGACGAACTGGCGGCCAATCCCCGCCTAAGCCGCTACGTGGTCCACAACCTGAACGCGGACCCGGCGTTGCCCTTTGCAGACGGCAGCTTTGACGCCGCCGGAATCGCTGTCTCTATTGATTACCTGACGGACCCCGTAACCGTGCTGCGGGGCCTGCGCCGAACCCTGACGCCCGGCGCGCCCACCGTGGTGAGCTTTTCTAACCGCTGCTTTCCCACCAAAGCCGTGATGGCCTGGCATCAGCTGGACGATGCCGGGCGGGTCGGTTTGGTCCAGCGCTACTTGGAGCTGGCTGGATTCCTACGGGTTACGGCCTATGACCGCAGCCCAGCCAGTGGAGATCCGCTGTTCGGTGTGGTCGGCTGGACACCGGAAAATCGCCCGGATGAGGCGGCGAGCTAA
- a CDS encoding DUF2171 domain-containing protein, whose product MTNTTDRDRITKHMPVFCAEGKNHGLVDHLDGDYIKLVKDDEGQHHWLPLSTVDHVDEYVHLNLNHAEVQEQWLSEDPHGHHRD is encoded by the coding sequence ATGACCAATACCACTGACCGCGACCGCATCACCAAGCACATGCCTGTCTTTTGTGCCGAGGGCAAGAACCACGGCCTGGTAGATCACCTGGACGGCGACTACATCAAGCTGGTAAAGGACGACGAAGGCCAGCACCACTGGCTGCCCCTCAGCACGGTGGACCATGTGGACGAGTATGTTCACCTGAACCTGAACCACGCCGAGGTGCAGGAGCAGTGGCTCAGCGAAGACCCACATGGGCATCACCGGGACTGA